In the genome of Streptomyces racemochromogenes, one region contains:
- a CDS encoding MurR/RpiR family transcriptional regulator, with protein MNDSPAARLQRLFEGHRLTPTQRRIAHCMVRGAAEVPFLSSVELAELAGVSQPSVTRFAVALGFDGYPALRRHLREVAPAGRPEPAREGEYNEYQQAVQGEIENLQRLSAMLADPAPVEEAGRVLAASAPLPVLGLRAASSQARGFAYFAAKVHPDVRLLDEGGSMLADRIDAAAAAGASALLCFALPRHPREVVEALEHARAAGLTAVTVADSAFAPVARHSDLLIPAPVGTGLAFDTACAPMLLGRVLLEAMADALPDAQARLEDFDARAAARGLFVE; from the coding sequence ATGAACGACAGCCCGGCCGCACGGCTGCAACGGCTGTTCGAGGGACACCGGCTGACGCCGACCCAGCGGCGCATCGCGCACTGCATGGTGCGCGGCGCGGCGGAGGTGCCCTTCCTGTCGAGCGTGGAACTCGCCGAGCTGGCCGGGGTGAGCCAGCCCTCGGTGACCCGGTTCGCCGTGGCCCTCGGTTTCGACGGGTACCCGGCGCTGCGCCGGCACCTGCGCGAGGTCGCGCCCGCCGGGCGTCCCGAGCCGGCGCGCGAGGGCGAGTACAACGAGTACCAGCAGGCCGTGCAGGGCGAGATCGAGAACCTCCAGCGGCTCTCGGCGATGCTCGCGGACCCGGCCCCGGTCGAGGAGGCGGGCCGGGTGCTCGCGGCCTCGGCGCCGCTGCCGGTGCTCGGGCTGCGGGCGGCGTCCTCGCAGGCGCGCGGGTTCGCGTACTTCGCGGCCAAGGTGCACCCGGACGTACGCCTCCTCGACGAGGGCGGCTCCATGCTCGCCGACCGGATCGACGCGGCCGCCGCGGCCGGGGCCTCGGCGCTGCTGTGCTTCGCGCTGCCGCGGCACCCGCGCGAGGTGGTGGAGGCCCTGGAGCACGCGCGGGCGGCGGGGCTGACGGCGGTGACGGTCGCCGACTCGGCCTTCGCGCCCGTCGCCCGGCACTCGGACCTGCTGATCCCGGCACCGGTCGGCACCGGGCTGGCCTTCGACACGGCGTGCGCGCCGATGCTGCTGGGGCGGGTGCTGCTGGAGGCGATGGCGGACGCCCTTCCGGACGCGCAGGCGCGGCTGGAGGACTTCGACGCGCGGGCCGCTGCGCGGGGGCTGTTCGTGGAGTAG
- a CDS encoding diaminopimelate decarboxylase, with protein MAADTHAQGAAQRRDRAVRAAVEQGLLDREPVVCLLDVAGIRASAAALTEAFAAAVAPGTPVLHTFAVKAAPLVPVLRLLDGCGLGCEAASPGELALVRAAGVPAERTVLDSPAKTAAELRGALALGIAVNADNHQELERLDALVAAAPTRSPVGLRINPQTGAGSIGALSTATATSKFGFALRDPGARERLVRAYAERPWLTRLHIHSGSQGVPLELIAEGVRELHGLAGEINAAAGERRVDTLDIGGGLPVDFTSDAHAPSYAEYVAALRAAVPALFDGSYGLVTEFGRSLLAKHGLVLARVEYTKTTGGRRIALTHAGVQLATRTVYAPAAWPLRILAYDAQGAPRTGPPLTQDVAGPACFAGDLLAAARELPELFPGDVIAVPDTGAYAFTAHYGYNSLPRPAVHGFTTDGPGGGLRFTLARRAQSPSEIVAEAGGDHADALL; from the coding sequence ATGGCCGCAGACACGCACGCGCAGGGCGCCGCGCAGCGCCGCGACCGGGCCGTACGGGCCGCCGTGGAGCAGGGGCTGCTGGACCGCGAGCCGGTGGTCTGCCTGCTCGACGTGGCCGGTATCCGCGCCTCCGCCGCCGCCCTGACGGAGGCCTTCGCGGCCGCGGTGGCTCCCGGGACGCCCGTCCTGCACACCTTCGCCGTGAAGGCCGCCCCGCTGGTGCCCGTGCTGCGGCTGCTCGACGGCTGCGGGCTGGGCTGCGAGGCGGCCAGCCCCGGCGAGCTGGCGCTGGTGCGGGCGGCCGGGGTCCCGGCGGAGCGGACGGTGCTGGACTCCCCCGCGAAGACGGCGGCCGAGCTGCGCGGGGCGCTGGCCCTGGGGATCGCCGTCAACGCCGACAACCACCAGGAGCTGGAACGCCTCGACGCCCTGGTGGCGGCGGCCCCCACCCGCTCCCCCGTCGGGCTGCGGATCAACCCGCAGACCGGCGCCGGGTCCATCGGCGCCCTGTCCACGGCCACCGCCACCTCCAAGTTCGGCTTCGCGCTGCGCGATCCGGGGGCGCGCGAGCGGCTCGTACGGGCCTACGCGGAGCGGCCGTGGCTGACCCGCCTGCACATCCACTCGGGCTCGCAGGGCGTACCGCTGGAGCTGATCGCCGAGGGGGTGCGGGAGCTGCACGGGCTGGCCGGGGAGATCAACGCGGCGGCCGGGGAGCGCCGCGTCGACACCCTCGACATCGGCGGCGGGCTGCCGGTGGACTTCACCTCGGACGCGCACGCGCCCTCGTACGCGGAGTACGTGGCAGCCCTGCGCGCCGCCGTCCCGGCGCTCTTCGACGGCTCGTACGGGCTGGTCACCGAGTTCGGGCGGTCGCTGCTGGCCAAGCACGGGCTGGTGCTGGCGCGGGTCGAGTACACGAAGACCACCGGCGGCCGCCGCATCGCCCTGACCCACGCGGGCGTCCAGCTGGCCACCCGCACCGTGTACGCCCCGGCCGCCTGGCCGCTGCGGATCCTGGCGTACGACGCCCAGGGCGCCCCCAGGACCGGCCCGCCGCTCACCCAGGACGTCGCGGGCCCGGCCTGCTTCGCGGGGGACCTGCTGGCCGCCGCCCGGGAGCTGCCGGAACTCTTCCCGGGCGACGTGATCGCCGTCCCGGACACGGGCGCGTACGCCTTCACGGCCCACTACGGCTACAACAGCCTCCCCCGCCCGGCGGTCCACGGCTTCACGACCGACGGCCCGGGCGGCGGCCTCCGCTTCACCCTGGCCCGCCGGGCCCAGTCCCCGTCCGAGATCGTCGCGGAGGCGGGCGGAGACCACGCCGACGCCCTGCTGTAG
- the hutU gene encoding urocanate hydratase: MSGPRPVRAARGTELSTLGWQQEAALRMLQNNLDPEVAEHPDKLVVYGGTGKAARDWRSFDAMVRTLRTLKQDETMLVQSGRPVGVMQTHEWAPRVLLANSNLVGDWANWEEFRRLEHLGLTMYGQMTAGSWIYIGTQGILQGTYETFAAVAAKKFGGTLAGTITLTAGLGGMGGAQPLAVTMNDGVAICIDVDPRAIERRIEHRYLDVKADSLAHALQLATEARDARRPLSIGLLGNAAELLPQMLAEGAPIDIVTDQTSAHDPLSYLPVGVDFEDMADAAAKDPAGFTTRARESMARHVEAMVGFMDAGAEVFDYGNSIRGEAQLAGYDRAFAFPGFVPAYIRPLFCEGKGPFRWAALSGEASDIAKTDKAMLELFPENESLHRWLKMAGERVHFQGLPARICWLGYGERDRAGERFNDMVASGELAAPLAIGRDHLDCGSVASPYRETEAMLDGSDAIADWPLLNAMVNVASGASWVSIHHGGGVGMGRSIHAGQVTVADGTPLAGEKIRRVLTNDPGMGVIRHVDAGYDIAEDVADERGVRVPMREGDSA, from the coding sequence ATGTCAGGACCCCGCCCCGTACGGGCCGCGCGAGGCACCGAGCTCAGCACCCTGGGATGGCAGCAGGAGGCCGCCCTCCGGATGCTGCAGAACAACCTCGACCCCGAGGTCGCGGAACACCCCGACAAGCTCGTCGTCTACGGCGGCACCGGCAAGGCCGCCCGCGACTGGCGCTCCTTCGACGCCATGGTCCGCACCCTGCGCACCCTCAAGCAGGACGAGACCATGCTGGTCCAGTCCGGCCGCCCGGTCGGCGTGATGCAGACCCACGAATGGGCGCCGCGCGTCCTGCTCGCCAACTCCAACCTGGTCGGCGACTGGGCCAACTGGGAGGAGTTCCGCCGCCTGGAGCACCTCGGCCTGACCATGTACGGCCAGATGACCGCCGGCTCCTGGATCTACATCGGCACCCAGGGCATCCTCCAGGGCACGTACGAGACCTTCGCGGCCGTCGCCGCCAAGAAGTTCGGCGGCACCCTCGCCGGCACCATCACCCTCACCGCCGGCCTCGGCGGCATGGGCGGCGCCCAGCCGCTGGCCGTGACGATGAACGACGGCGTCGCGATCTGCATCGACGTCGACCCGCGCGCCATCGAGCGCCGCATCGAGCACCGCTACCTGGACGTGAAGGCCGACAGCCTCGCCCACGCCCTCCAGCTGGCCACCGAGGCCCGCGACGCCCGCCGCCCGCTGTCCATCGGCCTCCTCGGCAACGCCGCCGAGCTGCTCCCGCAGATGCTGGCCGAGGGCGCGCCGATCGACATCGTCACCGACCAGACGAGCGCCCACGACCCGCTGTCCTACCTGCCGGTCGGCGTCGACTTCGAGGACATGGCCGACGCCGCCGCCAAGGACCCGGCCGGCTTCACCACCCGCGCCCGCGAGTCCATGGCCCGGCACGTCGAGGCCATGGTCGGCTTCATGGACGCCGGCGCCGAGGTCTTCGACTACGGCAACTCCATCCGCGGCGAGGCCCAGCTGGCCGGCTACGACCGCGCCTTCGCCTTCCCCGGTTTCGTCCCCGCCTACATCCGCCCCCTCTTCTGCGAGGGCAAGGGCCCCTTCCGCTGGGCCGCCCTGTCCGGCGAGGCCTCGGACATCGCCAAGACCGACAAGGCGATGCTGGAGCTCTTCCCGGAGAACGAGTCCCTGCACCGCTGGCTCAAGATGGCCGGCGAGCGCGTCCACTTCCAGGGCCTGCCGGCGCGCATCTGCTGGCTCGGCTACGGCGAGCGCGACCGGGCCGGCGAGCGCTTCAACGACATGGTCGCGAGCGGCGAGCTGGCCGCCCCGCTGGCCATCGGCCGCGACCACCTCGACTGCGGCTCCGTCGCCTCCCCGTACCGCGAGACCGAGGCCATGCTCGACGGCTCCGACGCCATCGCCGACTGGCCGCTGCTGAACGCCATGGTCAACGTGGCCTCCGGCGCCTCCTGGGTCTCCATCCACCACGGCGGCGGCGTCGGCATGGGCCGCTCCATCCACGCCGGCCAGGTCACCGTCGCCGACGGCACCCCGCTGGCCGGCGAGAAGATCCGCCGCGTCCTCACCAACGACCCCGGCATGGGCGTCATCCGCCACGTCGACGCCGGCTACGACATCGCCGAGGACGTCGCCGACGAGCGCGGCGTCCGCGTCCCGATGCGCGAGGGTGACTCCGCGTGA
- a CDS encoding allantoate amidohydrolase, translated as MWDELRPIGRDSGSGGYRRYAWTGADTDCRAWFRGQAEARGLAYEVDRNGNQWAWLGDPLAGDAVVTGSHLDSVPDGGAFDGPLGVVSSFAALDELRARGTALTRPLAITNFGDEEGARFGLACVGSRLAAGQLTKEKAYELRDADGVSLPQAMEAAGYDPGSIGADPERLSRIGAFVELHVEQGRALDLSGDRVGIASAIWPHGRWRFDFHGEANHAGTTRLVDRRDPMLTYAETVLAARREAALAGAVATFGKISVEPNGVNAIPSLVRGWLDSRAADQATLDTVVTAVEKAAREHADRDGIDLNVVRESFTPVVEFEHALRDELNRILGGSVPVLGTGAGHDAGILSASVPTAMLFVRNPTGVSHSPREFAAEDDCVAGVLALADVLEGLACR; from the coding sequence ATGTGGGACGAGCTGCGGCCCATCGGCCGCGACAGCGGCAGCGGCGGGTACCGCAGGTACGCCTGGACCGGCGCCGACACCGACTGCCGGGCCTGGTTCCGGGGGCAGGCCGAGGCGCGCGGGCTCGCGTACGAGGTGGACCGCAACGGCAACCAGTGGGCCTGGCTCGGCGACCCCCTCGCGGGCGACGCCGTGGTCACCGGCTCCCACCTGGACTCCGTCCCCGACGGCGGGGCCTTCGACGGCCCCCTCGGCGTGGTCTCCTCCTTCGCCGCCCTCGACGAGCTCCGCGCCCGCGGCACCGCCCTCACCCGGCCCCTGGCCATCACCAACTTCGGTGACGAGGAGGGCGCCCGCTTCGGGCTGGCCTGCGTCGGCTCCCGGCTCGCCGCCGGACAGCTGACCAAGGAGAAGGCGTACGAACTGCGCGACGCCGACGGCGTCAGCCTGCCGCAGGCCATGGAGGCCGCCGGGTACGACCCCGGCTCCATCGGCGCCGACCCCGAACGCCTCTCCCGCATCGGCGCCTTCGTCGAACTCCACGTCGAACAGGGCCGCGCCCTCGACCTGTCCGGCGACCGCGTCGGCATCGCCTCCGCGATCTGGCCGCACGGCCGCTGGCGGTTCGACTTCCACGGCGAGGCCAACCACGCGGGCACCACCCGCCTCGTGGACCGCCGCGACCCGATGCTCACCTACGCGGAGACCGTCCTGGCCGCCCGCCGGGAGGCGGCCCTCGCCGGCGCCGTCGCCACCTTCGGCAAGATCTCCGTCGAGCCGAACGGCGTCAACGCCATCCCCTCGCTCGTCCGGGGCTGGCTCGACTCCCGCGCCGCCGACCAGGCCACCCTCGACACGGTCGTCACGGCCGTCGAGAAGGCCGCCCGCGAGCACGCCGACCGCGACGGCATCGACCTGAACGTCGTACGGGAGTCCTTCACCCCCGTCGTCGAGTTCGAGCACGCCCTGCGCGACGAGCTCAACCGGATCCTCGGCGGATCCGTCCCCGTCCTCGGCACGGGCGCGGGACACGACGCCGGGATCCTCTCCGCGTCCGTCCCGACCGCGATGCTGTTCGTACGCAACCCCACCGGCGTCTCCCACTCGCCGCGGGAGTTCGCGGCCGAGGACGACTGCGTCGCCGGAGTCCTCGCACTCGCCGACGTACTGGAAGGCCTGGCATGCCGCTGA
- a CDS encoding formimidoylglutamate deiminase, whose translation MPLKTYWLEHAWLGAAVEPGVTLEVSADGRIAALRTGTDTPPPGAEVLRGLTLPGLANAHSHAFHRALRSAVQVGSGTFWTWRDVMYKVAQNLTPESYHDLARAVYAEMALAGITNVGEFHYVHHAPGGTPYADPNAMGEALIEAAAAAGIRITLLDTAYLSSGFGEAPNEHQKRFSDGTADAWAERVSALKPREHALIGAAVHSVRAVPAGQLATVAGWAQDRRAPLHVHLSEQTAENDACQAAHGRTPTQLLADHGVLGPRTTGVHNTHLTDADIALLGGTTTGTCMCPTTERDLADGIGPAGLLQRAGSPLSLGSDSHAVIDLLEEARAMELNERLASRTRGHWTANALLRAATEDGHAALGLPDAGRLETGALADFTTVALDSVRTAGPPPRLGAETAVFAASAADVRHTVVAGRHVVRDGHHTLVGDVAGALAAAIAAVRD comes from the coding sequence ATGCCGCTGAAGACGTACTGGCTGGAGCACGCCTGGCTCGGCGCAGCCGTCGAGCCGGGCGTCACCCTGGAGGTCTCCGCCGACGGGCGCATCGCCGCCCTGCGCACCGGGACCGACACCCCGCCCCCCGGCGCGGAGGTCCTGCGCGGCCTGACCCTCCCGGGCCTCGCCAACGCCCACAGCCACGCCTTCCACCGGGCCCTGCGCTCCGCCGTGCAGGTCGGCTCGGGCACCTTCTGGACCTGGCGCGACGTCATGTACAAGGTCGCCCAGAACCTCACCCCCGAGAGCTACCACGACCTGGCCCGCGCCGTGTACGCGGAGATGGCCCTGGCCGGCATCACCAACGTCGGCGAGTTCCACTACGTCCACCACGCGCCGGGCGGCACCCCGTACGCCGACCCCAACGCCATGGGCGAGGCCCTCATCGAGGCCGCCGCCGCGGCGGGCATCCGCATCACCCTCCTCGACACCGCGTACCTCTCCTCCGGCTTCGGCGAGGCCCCGAACGAGCACCAGAAGCGGTTCTCCGACGGCACCGCCGACGCCTGGGCCGAACGGGTCTCCGCCCTCAAGCCCCGCGAACACGCGCTGATCGGCGCGGCGGTCCACTCCGTACGGGCCGTCCCGGCCGGACAGCTCGCCACGGTCGCCGGCTGGGCGCAGGACCGGCGGGCCCCGCTGCACGTCCACCTGTCCGAGCAGACCGCGGAGAACGACGCCTGCCAGGCCGCCCACGGGCGCACGCCCACGCAGCTGCTCGCCGACCACGGCGTCCTCGGCCCGCGCACCACCGGCGTGCACAACACGCACCTGACGGACGCGGACATCGCCCTCCTCGGCGGGACTACGACCGGCACCTGCATGTGCCCCACCACCGAACGCGACCTCGCCGACGGCATCGGCCCGGCCGGCCTGCTCCAGCGGGCGGGCAGCCCGCTGTCGCTGGGCAGCGACAGCCACGCCGTGATCGACCTGCTGGAGGAGGCCCGCGCGATGGAGCTCAACGAGCGCCTCGCCAGCCGCACCCGGGGCCACTGGACGGCGAACGCCCTGCTCCGCGCCGCCACCGAGGACGGCCACGCCGCGCTCGGGCTCCCGGACGCGGGCCGCCTGGAGACGGGCGCCCTGGCCGACTTCACCACCGTCGCGCTGGACTCCGTACGCACCGCCGGCCCGCCGCCGCGGCTCGGCGCGGAGACGGCCGTCTTCGCGGCCTCGGCCGCCGACGTCCGCCACACGGTGGTCGCCGGCCGCCACGTGGTCCGCGACGGTCACCACACCCTGGTCGGGGACGTGGCCGGGGCCCTGGCCGCCGCCATCGCCGCCGTCCGCGACTGA
- the hutI gene encoding imidazolonepropionase, translating into MSTTLITRIGSLVTNDPAQGDGTPLGLIEDAALVIDGDTVVWTGPAASAPAADASFDAQGRAVIPGFVDSHSHLVFAGDRTAEFNARMSGRSYSAGGIRTTVAATRAATDAELEANLLRHLDEARRQGTTTFETKSGYGLTVADEARALRIASQHTEEVTYLGAHIVSPDYADDPAGYVGLVTGEMLAACAPYARWVDVFCEKGAFDGDQARAILTAGAAAGLIPRVHANQLSYGPGVQLAVELEAASADHCTHLTDADVDALAQAAGTTVATLLPGAEFSTRAQWPDARRLLDAGATVALSTDCNPGSSYTSSMPFCIALAVRDMGMTPDEALWAATAGGARALRRNDIGRLAPGARADLALLDAPSHVHLAYRPGVPLVSAVWQRGVRAA; encoded by the coding sequence GTGTCCACCACCCTGATCACCCGCATCGGCAGCCTCGTCACCAACGACCCCGCCCAGGGCGACGGCACCCCCCTCGGCCTGATCGAGGACGCCGCCCTCGTCATCGACGGCGACACCGTCGTCTGGACCGGCCCCGCCGCCTCGGCCCCCGCCGCCGACGCGTCCTTCGACGCGCAGGGCCGCGCCGTCATCCCCGGGTTCGTCGACTCGCACAGCCACCTCGTCTTCGCCGGCGACCGCACCGCCGAGTTCAACGCCCGGATGTCCGGCCGCAGCTACTCCGCCGGCGGCATCCGCACCACCGTCGCCGCCACCCGCGCCGCCACCGACGCGGAGCTGGAGGCCAACCTGCTGCGCCACCTCGACGAGGCCCGCCGCCAGGGCACCACCACCTTCGAGACCAAGTCCGGCTACGGCCTCACCGTCGCCGACGAGGCCCGCGCCCTGCGCATCGCCTCCCAGCACACCGAGGAGGTCACCTACCTCGGCGCGCACATCGTCTCCCCGGACTACGCCGACGACCCGGCCGGCTACGTCGGCCTCGTCACCGGCGAGATGCTGGCCGCCTGCGCCCCGTACGCCCGCTGGGTGGACGTCTTCTGCGAGAAGGGCGCCTTCGACGGCGACCAGGCCCGCGCGATCCTGACCGCCGGCGCCGCCGCCGGGCTGATCCCGCGCGTGCACGCCAACCAGCTCTCGTACGGGCCCGGCGTGCAGCTCGCCGTGGAGCTCGAGGCGGCCTCCGCCGACCACTGCACCCACCTCACCGACGCCGACGTGGACGCCCTCGCCCAGGCCGCCGGGACCACCGTCGCCACCCTGCTGCCCGGCGCCGAGTTCTCCACCCGCGCCCAGTGGCCCGACGCCCGCCGGCTGCTCGACGCGGGCGCCACGGTCGCCCTGTCCACCGACTGCAACCCCGGGTCCTCGTACACGAGTTCCATGCCGTTCTGCATCGCGCTCGCCGTCCGGGACATGGGCATGACCCCCGACGAGGCGCTGTGGGCCGCCACCGCCGGCGGGGCCCGCGCGCTGCGCCGGAACGACATCGGCCGGCTGGCGCCCGGCGCCCGCGCGGACCTGGCGCTCCTCGACGCCCCGAGCCACGTCCACCTCGCCTACCGCCCGGGCGTGCCGCTGGTCTCCGCCGTCTGGCAGCGGGGGGTCCGCGCCGCCTGA
- a CDS encoding LPXTG cell wall anchor domain-containing protein: MSDRKRSTALAPALALALAGSAVLLAAPAAHADVVDVEYKCQTPIGDKSAVSPIDIKAVKEGDGYKLTMSFQKGVSSSPIELGKGAMNPSAVIMTDGAEKVSVPVSGPPNPEAVPANTPIRITDLSGTYTPKKSGKVTFTAGVLTIKAMGTTTTCTPGNSPKPSLEADVTAAGGGAPQTGGDGGGGDTLPQTGPADSALALGTLGATVLLSGAAGVLWLTRRGRQPQRTRP, translated from the coding sequence GTGTCCGACCGGAAACGCTCCACCGCACTCGCGCCGGCGCTCGCGCTCGCGCTCGCCGGGTCCGCGGTCCTGCTCGCCGCCCCCGCGGCCCACGCCGACGTGGTCGACGTCGAGTACAAGTGCCAGACCCCGATCGGGGACAAGTCGGCGGTCTCGCCCATCGACATCAAGGCCGTCAAGGAGGGCGACGGCTACAAGCTGACGATGTCCTTCCAGAAGGGCGTCTCCTCCAGCCCCATCGAGCTCGGCAAGGGCGCGATGAACCCCAGCGCCGTGATCATGACCGACGGCGCCGAGAAGGTCTCCGTGCCGGTCTCCGGCCCGCCCAACCCCGAGGCCGTGCCCGCCAACACCCCCATCAGGATCACCGACCTGTCGGGCACCTACACCCCGAAGAAGAGCGGCAAGGTCACCTTCACCGCGGGCGTCCTCACCATCAAGGCCATGGGGACCACCACCACCTGCACCCCGGGCAACAGCCCCAAGCCGTCCCTGGAGGCGGACGTCACCGCCGCCGGCGGCGGCGCCCCGCAGACCGGCGGCGACGGCGGTGGCGGGGACACCCTCCCGCAGACCGGCCCCGCCGACTCCGCCCTCGCCCTCGGCACCCTCGGCGCCACCGTCCTCCTCTCCGGCGCCGCCGGGGTGCTCTGGCTGACCCGGCGCGGCCGGCAGCCCCAGCGCACCCGGCCCTGA
- a CDS encoding oligopeptide:H+ symporter, whose translation MASSLTKDSATPAPEKTFFGHPRGLATLFMTEMWERFSYYGMRALLVYYLVSGGADAATGSQGGGLAMTAATTTAIYSVYVSMVYLMAMPGGWFGDRVWGARKTVAIAGFIIMAGHLSLALPGQAMFFVGLILVAAGSGLLKANISTMVGHLYDGPDDPRRDGGFTLFYIGINLGAFVAPFVVGTIGKEHNWHLGFALAAVGMGLGLAQFLIGTKNLSPKSSQVPNPLTPEERKAVLTKGALVVVAVAVFYGAVVALGMYTLNWALVPLTLAGLLIPIAVLVRIKRDKDLSGAEQSKMTAYIWFFIAAAVFWMIYDQGGSTLSLFADSKTADTVFGFEFSATWYQSLNPLFVMALAPVFAWAWLWLARKNQEPNTIVKFAMGLVLIGASFFVFIVPMGMATGDTKVSPMWLVSIYMIQTIGELCVSPVGLSVTTKMAPQKYASQMMGVWFLAVTAGDCATSLLSIAGVDLNGTWVIGFQAAAAALAGFAVYTYRKKVQALMGDVH comes from the coding sequence ATGGCTTCCAGCCTGACGAAGGACTCGGCGACTCCGGCGCCCGAAAAGACCTTCTTCGGCCACCCCCGTGGCCTGGCCACTCTGTTCATGACCGAGATGTGGGAGCGGTTCTCCTACTACGGCATGCGGGCCCTTCTCGTCTACTACCTGGTCTCGGGCGGCGCCGACGCCGCCACGGGCAGCCAGGGCGGCGGTCTGGCCATGACCGCGGCGACGACCACGGCCATCTACTCCGTGTACGTCTCGATGGTCTACCTGATGGCCATGCCCGGCGGCTGGTTCGGTGACCGCGTCTGGGGCGCCCGCAAGACGGTCGCCATCGCCGGCTTCATCATCATGGCGGGTCACCTCTCCCTGGCGCTCCCCGGCCAGGCGATGTTCTTCGTCGGTCTGATCCTGGTCGCGGCGGGCTCCGGTCTGCTGAAGGCCAACATCTCCACGATGGTCGGCCACCTCTACGACGGTCCGGACGACCCGCGCCGTGACGGTGGCTTCACCCTCTTCTACATCGGCATCAACCTCGGTGCCTTCGTCGCTCCCTTCGTCGTCGGCACGATCGGCAAGGAGCACAACTGGCACCTCGGCTTCGCGCTCGCGGCCGTCGGCATGGGCCTGGGCCTCGCCCAGTTCCTGATCGGCACCAAGAACCTGAGCCCGAAGAGCAGCCAGGTCCCGAACCCGCTGACGCCGGAAGAGCGCAAGGCCGTCCTGACCAAGGGCGCCCTGGTCGTCGTGGCCGTCGCCGTCTTCTACGGCGCCGTCGTCGCCCTGGGCATGTACACGCTCAACTGGGCCCTGGTCCCGCTGACGCTGGCCGGCCTGCTCATCCCGATCGCCGTCCTGGTCCGCATCAAGCGCGACAAGGACCTCTCGGGCGCCGAGCAGTCGAAGATGACGGCCTACATCTGGTTCTTCATCGCCGCCGCCGTCTTCTGGATGATCTACGACCAGGGTGGCTCCACGCTGTCCCTGTTCGCCGACTCCAAGACCGCCGACACCGTCTTCGGCTTCGAGTTCTCGGCCACCTGGTACCAGTCGCTGAACCCGCTGTTCGTGATGGCGCTGGCCCCGGTCTTCGCCTGGGCGTGGCTGTGGCTGGCGCGCAAGAACCAGGAGCCGAACACCATCGTGAAGTTCGCGATGGGCCTGGTCCTGATCGGCGCCTCGTTCTTCGTCTTCATCGTCCCGATGGGCATGGCGACGGGCGACACCAAGGTCTCCCCGATGTGGCTCGTCTCGATCTACATGATCCAGACCATCGGTGAGCTGTGCGTCTCCCCGGTCGGCCTCTCGGTCACCACCAAGATGGCCCCGCAGAAGTACGCCTCCCAGATGATGGGCGTCTGGTTCCTCGCGGTCACCGCCGGTGACTGCGCCACCAGTCTGCTCTCCATCGCCGGTGTCGACCTGAACGGCACGTGGGTGATCGGCTTCCAGGCCGCCGCCGCGGCCCTGGCCGGCTTCGCGGTCTACACGTACCGCAAGAAGGTCCAGGCCCTCATGGGCGACGTGCACTGA
- a CDS encoding response regulator transcription factor produces MTRVLLAEDDASISEPLARALRREGYEVEVREDGPTALDAGLQGGVDLVVLDLGLPGMDGLEVARRLRAEGHGFPILVLTARADEVDTVVGLDAGADDYVTKPFRLAELLARVRALLRRGAGEASQAPATHGVRIDVESHRAWMGEEELQLTAKEFDLLRVLVRDAGRVVTRDQLMREVWDTTWWSSTKTLDMHISWLRKKLGDDAANPRYIATVRGVGFRFEKS; encoded by the coding sequence ATGACGCGTGTACTGCTCGCCGAGGACGACGCATCCATCTCGGAACCCCTCGCCCGCGCCCTGCGCCGGGAAGGGTACGAGGTCGAGGTCCGGGAGGACGGCCCCACCGCCCTGGACGCCGGACTGCAGGGCGGCGTCGACCTCGTCGTCCTGGACCTCGGCCTGCCCGGCATGGACGGCCTGGAGGTGGCCCGGCGACTGCGCGCCGAGGGTCACGGCTTCCCCATCCTGGTGCTGACCGCCCGGGCCGACGAGGTCGACACCGTCGTCGGCCTCGACGCCGGCGCCGACGACTACGTGACCAAGCCCTTCCGCCTCGCCGAGCTGCTGGCCCGCGTACGGGCCCTGCTGCGGCGCGGCGCGGGCGAGGCCAGCCAGGCCCCCGCCACCCACGGCGTGCGCATCGACGTCGAGTCGCACCGCGCCTGGATGGGGGAGGAGGAGCTCCAGCTCACCGCCAAGGAGTTCGACCTGCTGCGCGTCCTGGTCCGCGACGCCGGCCGGGTCGTCACCCGCGACCAGCTGATGCGCGAGGTCTGGGACACCACCTGGTGGTCCTCCACCAAGACCCTCGACATGCACATCTCCTGGCTGCGCAAGAAGCTCGGCGACGACGCCGCCAACCCCCGCTACATCGCGACCGTCCGCGGCGTCGGCTTCCGCTTCGAGAAGAGCTGA